One Oreochromis niloticus isolate F11D_XX linkage group LG16, O_niloticus_UMD_NMBU, whole genome shotgun sequence genomic window carries:
- the LOC109197346 gene encoding disco-interacting protein 2 homolog C-like isoform X2, protein MNCSLCPLSVAGGFLMAHTVPLSHLLQGAVSSSLTCLQTAEGVAALLMERGGLEEGDNVALVYPPGIDLIAALYGCLYAGCVPITVRPPHPQNISTTLPTVKMIVEVSHSACVMTTAVICKLLRSKEAMATVDISPGHRYSVSFISAQGNHARIRLSVCRNNITSEGLLLLARAVKSSSTLTHIYIWGNHLEEPVCQMEDH, encoded by the exons ATGAACTGCAGTCTTTGTCCTTTGAGTGTGGCAGGTGGCTTCTTGATGGCTCACACCGTTCCCCTCTCTCACCTCCTGCAGGGGGCAGTGTCCAGCTCTCTCACCTGTCTGCAGACGGCGGAGGGAGTGGCAGCTCTGCTGATGGAGAGAGGCGGTCTGGAGGAAGGAGATAATGTCGCTCTGGTGTACCCGCCAG GTATAGACCTGATCGCAGCCCTTTACGGCTGCCTGTACGCCGGCTGCGTTCCCATCACAGTGCGACCGCCTCACCCTCAGAACATCTCCACCACCCTGCCCACTGTTAAGATGATTGTCGAG GTGAGTCACTCGGCGTGTGTGATGACCACCGCCGTCATCTGTAAGCTGCTGCGCTCCAAAGAGGCCATGGCCACGGTGGACATCAGTCCTGGACACCGGTACAGCGTTTCATTCATATCCGCACAGGGAAATCACGCTCGCATTAG GCTGTCTGTGTGCAGAAACAACATCACATCAGAGGGTCTGCTGTTGTTGGCTCGGGCTGTGAAATCCAGCTCGACTCTGACTCACATCTACATCTGGGGAAACCACCTGGAGGAGCCCGTATGCCAG atggaggatcactaa
- the LOC109197346 gene encoding disco-interacting protein 2 homolog C-like isoform X1 codes for MNCSLCPLSVAGGFLMAHTVPLSHLLQGAVSSSLTCLQTAEGVAALLMERGGLEEGDNVALVYPPGIDLIAALYGCLYAGCVPITVRPPHPQNISTTLPTVKMIVEVSHSACVMTTAVICKLLRSKEAMATVDISPGHRYSVSFISAQGNHARIRLSVCRNNITSEGLLLLARAVKSSSTLTHIYIWGNHLEEPVCQVHPSDVCFIFSSNIPSPL; via the exons ATGAACTGCAGTCTTTGTCCTTTGAGTGTGGCAGGTGGCTTCTTGATGGCTCACACCGTTCCCCTCTCTCACCTCCTGCAGGGGGCAGTGTCCAGCTCTCTCACCTGTCTGCAGACGGCGGAGGGAGTGGCAGCTCTGCTGATGGAGAGAGGCGGTCTGGAGGAAGGAGATAATGTCGCTCTGGTGTACCCGCCAG GTATAGACCTGATCGCAGCCCTTTACGGCTGCCTGTACGCCGGCTGCGTTCCCATCACAGTGCGACCGCCTCACCCTCAGAACATCTCCACCACCCTGCCCACTGTTAAGATGATTGTCGAG GTGAGTCACTCGGCGTGTGTGATGACCACCGCCGTCATCTGTAAGCTGCTGCGCTCCAAAGAGGCCATGGCCACGGTGGACATCAGTCCTGGACACCGGTACAGCGTTTCATTCATATCCGCACAGGGAAATCACGCTCGCATTAG GCTGTCTGTGTGCAGAAACAACATCACATCAGAGGGTCTGCTGTTGTTGGCTCGGGCTGTGAAATCCAGCTCGACTCTGACTCACATCTACATCTGGGGAAACCACCTGGAGGAGCCCGTATGCCAGGTACACCCCTCAGATGTCTGTTTCATCTTCTCCTCTAACATCCCATCACCCCTCTAA
- the LOC109197346 gene encoding disco-interacting protein 2 homolog C-like isoform X3, with protein sequence MNCSLCPLSVAGGFLMAHTVPLSHLLQGAVSSSLTCLQTAEGVAALLMERGGLEEGDNVALVYPPGIDLIAALYGCLYAGCVPITVRPPHPQNISTTLPTVKMIVEVSHSACVMTTAVICKLLRSKEAMATVDISPGHRLSVCRNNITSEGLLLLARAVKSSSTLTHIYIWGNHLEEPVCQVHPSDVCFIFSSNIPSPL encoded by the exons ATGAACTGCAGTCTTTGTCCTTTGAGTGTGGCAGGTGGCTTCTTGATGGCTCACACCGTTCCCCTCTCTCACCTCCTGCAGGGGGCAGTGTCCAGCTCTCTCACCTGTCTGCAGACGGCGGAGGGAGTGGCAGCTCTGCTGATGGAGAGAGGCGGTCTGGAGGAAGGAGATAATGTCGCTCTGGTGTACCCGCCAG GTATAGACCTGATCGCAGCCCTTTACGGCTGCCTGTACGCCGGCTGCGTTCCCATCACAGTGCGACCGCCTCACCCTCAGAACATCTCCACCACCCTGCCCACTGTTAAGATGATTGTCGAG GTGAGTCACTCGGCGTGTGTGATGACCACCGCCGTCATCTGTAAGCTGCTGCGCTCCAAAGAGGCCATGGCCACGGTGGACATCAGTCCTGGACACCG GCTGTCTGTGTGCAGAAACAACATCACATCAGAGGGTCTGCTGTTGTTGGCTCGGGCTGTGAAATCCAGCTCGACTCTGACTCACATCTACATCTGGGGAAACCACCTGGAGGAGCCCGTATGCCAGGTACACCCCTCAGATGTCTGTTTCATCTTCTCCTCTAACATCCCATCACCCCTCTAA
- the LOC109197346 gene encoding disco-interacting protein 2 homolog C-like isoform X4 — translation MERGGLEEGDNVALVYPPGIDLIAALYGCLYAGCVPITVRPPHPQNISTTLPTVKMIVEVSHSACVMTTAVICKLLRSKEAMATVDISPGHRYSVSFISAQGNHARIRLSVCRNNITSEGLLLLARAVKSSSTLTHIYIWGNHLEEPVCQVHPSDVCFIFSSNIPSPL, via the exons ATGGAGAGAGGCGGTCTGGAGGAAGGAGATAATGTCGCTCTGGTGTACCCGCCAG GTATAGACCTGATCGCAGCCCTTTACGGCTGCCTGTACGCCGGCTGCGTTCCCATCACAGTGCGACCGCCTCACCCTCAGAACATCTCCACCACCCTGCCCACTGTTAAGATGATTGTCGAG GTGAGTCACTCGGCGTGTGTGATGACCACCGCCGTCATCTGTAAGCTGCTGCGCTCCAAAGAGGCCATGGCCACGGTGGACATCAGTCCTGGACACCGGTACAGCGTTTCATTCATATCCGCACAGGGAAATCACGCTCGCATTAG GCTGTCTGTGTGCAGAAACAACATCACATCAGAGGGTCTGCTGTTGTTGGCTCGGGCTGTGAAATCCAGCTCGACTCTGACTCACATCTACATCTGGGGAAACCACCTGGAGGAGCCCGTATGCCAGGTACACCCCTCAGATGTCTGTTTCATCTTCTCCTCTAACATCCCATCACCCCTCTAA